TGTGCAAATGGGGAAACGATCATCCTGCAACACGATACGAATTTACCCAGACCATATTCATTAGGTTTCAGAGTTCAGGGAACTAAAGGCTTATGGATGGATGTGAATAAGAGTATCTATGTAGAAGGAGTGAGCAAACCACATGCATGGGACCCGGCCAAAGAATGGCTGGATAAATATGATCACCCGCTTTGGAAAAAATACGGTAATGACGCACAGGGTGCAGGACATGGTGGGATGGATTTCTTCGTGATTCATGCCTTCATTGAAGCAGCGAAAAGAAATGAGCCAACTCCACTGGATGTATATGATGCTGCAGCCTGGAGCGCAATTACGCCTTTAAGTGAGCAATCTATCGAAATGGGAAATGAAACGATCGATTTCCCTGACTTCACCAGCGGTAACTGGATGACCAGAAAGCCGATCTTTGCGCTGAATGATGATTATTAATCCAGAGTAATAACTAATCTTATAAAAAGGACCAACATGTAAAGATGTTGGTCCTTTTTTTGTTAAAAAAAGATGAATTCATCTTTATTAACGTTAACTTAACATTGGAAATGCATCTTTGTATATGTTTTTAAATATTCTAGCTTTAACGTTTTTAGCGTTTGCCCTCATCGCAGCTTTCAAAATGGAGACTTTTTTACAAGGTTTTTTATTTATTGTGGCCTTAGCCCTTGTTGCCGGACTTTTATATTTATTTATCCTTTTTCCTGGCTTTTCGGGATTGGCAGTTGCCATCATGTTAGGAACCTTTATATTAAGGCAAACTAAAAAATAATTGCATTCTATTTTGTTCATAAACAGTCTATTATGAGCGAAAGTGGTGACATCAGGAAAAGCGAAAAAATCTCTTCCAAAGACTTAATTAAGGCCAGAAATCACAAAAAAATCAGTGGTTTTTAAGGCCTCTTTTTTGCCGTTTTTTTGACAAAAAGTTCGGGTTCAAAAGTCGTTTTTCATTATTAATTTCAAAATTTTGTAATAATATGATAATATTATATTTAATATTTCTTAAATTTATTTCAATTAGGGGTTATTTAAAATAATAATATTCATTATGAAAACATTAGGGGAGAAATTTAGAATTTTACGACAAAAAAAAGGGGTCAACCAAAAAGCGATGGCCGACCTGCTGGACATCTCAATTCCAGCGTACTCAAAATTAGAAACGAGTATTACTGATCCAAACTTTAGCCGCATCAATCAGATCGCTGAAGTCCATGGATTAAGTTTAAGAGAGTTTCTGGATGTTGGGGAAGAAGGAGTAAGTGAACACATTCAGATTATTGAACAACTGAAAGAGAAAATCAGTCAGTTGGAAAGTTCAGTAATCCGTTTGCAAAGTAAACTGATTGACTTATATGATAAGGAAGATCAGCGAAACAAAATCGCTTAACCTTTAAACACCTGGCAGTATCAGAGGCTTTTCATTCCTTTAGAATTTAGTAAGATATATATAGTATAATTACTATGCATGTTATTATTCTCAAAAGATGTTGAGCCTCTGGTAATTCCAGTCTTTTGCCTTTGAACCAGGTAAAAAGCATTGTTTAACTTCAGTTTTTCTTCAGAATAGGAAAGTACATTTGACCGTACTCAGATATGGTCTTATGAATTGTCTTTTTTTGTTTAAAAACCGGTACAGTGTGCTTTTTTCTTTTGTAGCTGTCTTTATAGCCGCGTCGTTCCTGATTCGTCTCGGACTGCTGACAGCTACAATAGAAAAAACAGGTTTCAGTCTTCTTTCTATCCTCCGCATTTTCACCCAGGGGCTGATTTATGATCTTGGCGTGTCTTCCTTTTTGGCACTGGCTTATGCCATCTATTTGTTGGTTCTGCCACAGCGGTTTATCCAATCCTGGTTTAATATTTTCATCAGCTACGCCGGCCTGTTTTTTATGGTCACAATAGTGATATTTTCCTTCTTTGCAGAGCTTACTTTCTGGCAGGAATTCGATAGCCGCTTTAACTTTATTGCGGTAGACTACCTGATATACACTTATGAGGTTATTCATAATATTAACGAATCTTATCCTTTGCCATTGCTGATCGGAGGAGTATTGGCCATCAGCTGTCTTTTCCTCTGGCTATTCATCAGGATGGGTGTTTTCAAAACGACTTTTCAATCAGATACTTCTTTGAAAATAAGAGGAATGATCTCTGGGTTCATTGTCATTATCGCCTTATTATACGGCTTTTTCATCAACAATTCCTGGGCGGAAGAGGGGAACAACAGGTATCATAACGAATTGGCTAAAGCAGGCATATACTCCATATTTTCGGCGTTTAAAAATAATGAACTCAATTATAATCAGTTTTATAAATTACTGGATAAACCGGAAGCTTATCGGCTGATCAGATCTCAGCTACTGGAGGCTAACAGTACTTATCTGAATAATAATAGTAGTATTAAAAGAGAAATAAAGGGAAAAGGACCCGCTTTTAAACCTAACGTAATCATGATTACCGTGGAGAGTCTAAGTGCTGATTTTATGGCTCACTTTGGAAATAGAGAAAATTTAACCCCGGTGCTGGATGGGCTCGCTGAAACCAACCTCTTATTTACCAATATGTATGCAACGGGCACCAGAACAGTAAGGGGGATGGAAGCTTTGTCACTTGCAGTCCCACCTACGCCAGGAAGCAGTATTGTAAGACGCCCGAACAACGATAGCCTGACCACAATCGGAAATATCTTCCGGAAAGCGGGATATGAACAGACCTTTTATTACGGAGGTGATGGTTACTTTGATAACATGAACCAGTATTTTGGCGGTAATGGTTATAACATCACTGATCGGGGAAGAAAGATCATGGCCGGAGATCACTATACAACCAAAAGAACGATCATCACAGATCAGGAGGTTCATTTTGAAAACGCCTGGGGAATCAGTGACGAAGATTTATACCAAACGGTAGTCAGCAATAGTGATGAGCAGTTTAAAAGGGGAATACCCTTTTATAGCTTTGTAATGACTACTTCCAATCATCGTCCGTTTACCTATCCTGCAGGTAAAATAAATATCCCTTCCGGGACCGGAAGGACAGGAGCATTAAGGTATACCGATTATGCGATCGGTCAGTTTATCCTTCAAATCAGTCATAAGCCCTGGTTTAAGAATACAGTCATCATTATCGTAGCCGACCATTGCGCCAGCAGTGCAGGTAAAAATGAAATTGACATCAGTAAATATCACATTCCCTGTATCATTCTGAACCTTCCAAATTCGGGAAAAAGAGAAATAAATAAAGTCTGTTCGCAAATAGACCTTTATCCGACATTATTTAACCTGTTTGGATGGAGTTACGAAAGCAATCTATATGGAAAGGATGTACTGGCGGCCGGTTATGTCCCAAGAGCATTGCTTGGCACCTACCAAAAGCTAGCTTATCTTAAAAAAGATAGCCTGGTGATTCTGAGCCCTCAACAGCAAATAAATACATTTATTTATCATAAAAACACCAATGAACAACTGCCAAAGTCATTTTCAGGAAGGGTGATAAAGGAAGCAATCGCCAATTATCAAACCGCTTATGATCTTTTTAAAAATGGCGGTTTACATCAATAATAATTAGCTAACTTGAAAACCAATACGCCTTGCGATGAAATTACTATTAATTGAAGATGAGCAGTCACTTAGGGAAAGTATCCTTAGTTATTTTAGTGCAGAAGGAAATATCTGTGAGGTAGCTTGCGATTTTCATGCGGCAATGGAAAAGATCAGCCTTTATAGCTATGATTGCATTCTGCTGGACCTGAGTCTGCCGGGGGGAGAAGGAATGGAACTGCTCCGGGCTTTAAAAAAAATGAATAAAAATGATGGGGTATTGATCATCTCTGCCCGTCATTCCCTGGATGATAAAGTAGATGGCCTTAATTTAGGTGCAGATGATTATCTTGTAAAGCCTTTTCACCTGTCTGAACTTCAGGCAAGGGTTACTGCAATTATACGCAGGAAAAGCTTTGATGGAAACAGTACGATCGTATTTAATGAAATTACCATTGATACACTGGCCATGAAAATTAATGTAAATGACCATTTACTGAGCCTGACCAAAAAGGAATTTGACCTGCTGGTCTACTTCATTGCCAATCAACGTAAAGTGGTGACAAAGAACGCCATCGCAGAACACCTTTGGGGAGATGAAATTGATCTTTCTGACGATTTTGATTTCATCTATACACACATTAAGAACCTGAGAAAAAAACTGATAGAAGCGGGGTGCAAAGATTACATCAAATCCATGTATGGAGTGGGGTATAAGTTCGAAAATATATGAAACTTGCCAGTCAATATAATAAGGTTAACCTTTTCATCTCCTTAATCGTATTAATCCTGACTGGAGTAATTTACTATGTCGTGATCCATTTCATACTGACGGAAAAGTTAGACAGGGACCTTAGAATTGAAGAGGATGAGATCAGTTCTTATGCCAAAAGCTATCGTAAATTGCCGCTTCCCGCTGATTTCCATGATCAGAAGGTATCTTATCGTCTGGTTAAAAAAAAGGATACCAATGGGCGGAAGTTTAGCAATTGCGTCTACCTGAATGAAAAGGAAAATGAAAAAGAACCAGGGAGGAGCCTGGTTACTTATTTGCAGGTTAATCATCAGATTTTTGAGGTCACCATTATAAAATCACGATCGGAAGCGGAAGGACTGATCAAAATAATTTTCCTCATTAGCCTGGTAATTATTGCTTTTTTATTGCTGGCGCTGTTCCTGATTAACCGGTTCTTATTAAGCAATCTATGGCGGCCGTTTTACAATATACTTGAACAGATAAAAACTTTTAACCTCAGCGGTAAAAGTGAAATCAATACCGAACTTACGAAGATCGATGAGTTTACCGAACTCAATGAGGCAGTTTCGTCGATGTCACAACGGGTTAAACAGGATTATAAAGAACTGAAATCTTTTACGGATAACGCTTCACATGAAATGATGACTCCATTAGCGGTGATAAATTCCAAGCTGGATACCCTATTACAAACGGAGGGTTTTAATGACCAGCAAGGGGAGCTGATTGAAGATATTTACCTGGCAGTAGGCCGCTTATCCAGGTTAAGTCATTCTTTACTGCTCCTGGCAAAAATTGAGAATAACCTGATTAAGAATGAAGAACTGATCGATTTAAAGGAATTGCTGAATCAGAAATCAAGGCAATTTCAGGAATTAATTCAGTCTAATGAAATCAGCATCAGTTTAAGTCTGGAAGAAAAAATGGTCTCCATGAGCAAATACCTGGCAGACATTTTAATCAATAACCTGATGAGTAATGCCATCCGTCATAATTTAAAGTCCGGACAGATTAAGGTCTTGCTGAATTCAGAACGATTGGTATTCAGCAACACAGGGATTGCTGAAACCTTGGATCAGACGAGAGCTTTTGAGCGTTTTAATAAAACCAACAGCTCGGAAGGAATGGGTCTGGGACTGGCCATTTCCCGGCAGATCTGCAACCTGTATCACTTCAAACTCAGCTACCGGTATGAAAAAGGAGAACATTTCTTTACCATTGAGTTTTAATAAATGATCTGAAAAACGCAAACGTTATCGTAAATATTTAAGAGGAATCCTGGTTATTCAAGGCTAAATTTCATTAACATTGAATGAAGTATTTAACCTAATATACACGTAAAATATGAATGGGAAAGATCTGTTTTCATTGAAAAACAAAGTGATCGTCATCACCGGGGCTACCGGCGTACTTGGAGAATCGTTTGCATTGGCAGTAGCTGCCGCAGGAGCTAAAGTGGCTATTTTAGGCAGAAATGAAGAAAAAGCAAATGAAAGGGTAAAAGCAATCACAGTAAATGGCGGTGAAGCCATTGCAGTAATCACAGATGTTTTAAATGAAAAGGCACTGATAGAAGCAAGAACGCAGATTTTAAATGCATGGGGAACCATTGATGGACTGGTGAATGCCGCCGGAGGAAATATTCCCGGTGCAACCATTGCCCCTGATCAGAATATTTTTGACATCAATATCGCAGACACACAAAAAGCAGTAGAACTTAACCTTTTCGGGACCGTATTGCCTACACATGTATTTGGAAGGGTGATTGCTGAAAAAGGAAAAGGCTCTATTGTCAATATTTCTTCTTTGGCTGCTCAAAGACCGCTGACAAGAGTCTTAGGTTATACCATGGGTAAAACGGCTATTGAGGGGTACACCAAATGGATGGCTGTTGAACTTGCACAGCGTTATGGCGACCGCGTAAGGGTAAATGCCCTGGCTCCAGGTGTATTTTTAACGGAACAAAACCGTAGTTTATTGACAAACACGGATGGTACTTTTACCGATCGTGCACAGCGTTTCGTAAATCATACTCCTTTCGGCCGGCTTGGAAATCCAGAGGAGCTGAATGGAACACTGATTTACTTACTGAGCGATGCCTCGGCTTTCGTAAATGGAGAGACAATATTAGTTGATGGTGGATTTAATGCCTATAGCGGAGTATAAAAACAATGGATAAACGCACACACAAATTACTACAGACATGGCGCTGGTATGGACCATCAGATCCGGTTAGCCTGCAGGATGTCAAACAAGCCGGGGCAACCGGAATCGTGACGGCACTCCACCATATTCCTCATGGAGAAATCTGGCCTCTGGCCGATATTCAGGAGCGAAAATCAATTATTGAGGCTGCTGGACTACATTGGGCAGTGGTGGAAAGCGTTCCCGTTCATGAAGCAATTAAAACTCGGCGAAAGGATGCTGACCGCTATATAGAAAACTATAAGACGACACTCAGAAACCTGGCTTCCTGCGGAATTAAAACGGTTTGTTATAATTTCATGCCGGTGTTGGACTGGACACGTACACAGTTAGACCTGGTGATGACGGATGGCTCCAGGGCACTTTATTTCAACTGGACAGATCTTGCAGTTTTTGATCTTTTTATCTTAAAACGAGAAGGGGCCGCTGCAGATTATAAAGAAGAAATAAGAAGCAAAGCAGAACAACGTTATGCGGCATTGAGCCCCTCGGAACTGGATCTGTTGAAGACAAATGTCCTGATGGGCATTCCAAATGAAAAAGAAATTGAACTGGAAGCCCTGCGGAACAGCATTGATGAATACAAGGCGATCGGTTCAGCAGGACTTAAGGAAAACCTGACCTGGTTTTTAAATGGCATTTCAGCAGTATGTGAAGAGGAGGGTATAAAAATGACGATTCATCCTGATGATCCTCCATATCCGATATTGGGATTGCCAAGAATTGCAAGCACCAAAGCAGACCTGCTACACATCATCAACAGTGTAAACCAGGAATTTAATGGAATCTGTTTCTGTACCGGTTCGCTTGGTGCAGGAATGGACAACAATCTCCCGGAGATCTTTGAAGCAGTTAAAGAACGTGTTCATTTTCTACACCTTAGAAACGTGACTAAAGATGAAGAAGGGAATTTTTATGAGGCAGACCACCTGGGAGGTGATGTAAATATGTATGAGGTGATGAAAGCAATAGTAAAGGAAAATGCAGTCAGGAAACACCCGATACCTTTCCGTCCTGATCATGGCCACCAGATGCTGGACGATCTGAACAAACAAACAAACCCCGGTTATTCGGCAATAGGACGCTTGCGCGGACTTGCAGAACTACGCGGACTGGAACTAGGGATTACTGGAAATTATTAGTTTTTTTGAGTGGAAGACCTCACCAGGATATGAGTTGCCAGCTTAATGGTTTCAAATTCTTCTTCCGGATGCTTCCGCTCTATCAAAGAAATCAGTTTACCGGCAGCAAGCTGTCCGATTTCAAAAGCTGGCTGATGTATGGTACTCAAAGCAGGGTTCATCGCATCGGCCAGTTCTGTATTGGTAAAGCCAATCAGCGCAACCTCCCCGGGTATCTTGTAACCCAGCTTATTCAATAAAGTCACACACCTTGTGGTAATCTGATCTGTTGCCGTAAATATGGCGTCGGGAGGAACTGGCAGGGACATGTAGTATTTTATGGCCTCTTCCAGGTCTGCATTGAGTTTATTGGTATCCGTATAATCACAAGACCTTAGATAATCTTCCCTAAATTCAATTTTATGATCGGCAAGAGCTGCTTTATATCCATTCAACCGATCAATCGAAATGCTTAGATTGGTATTTGTATTTAAGTGTGCAATCTGTTTGTAGCCGTTTTGGATCAGGTGCAGCGTGGCATCATAAGCACCTTTAAAATTATCAGCCCCAACTTTATGAGTGTCCATCTGATCGGTAAGGCGGTCAAAGAGCACAACAGGTAATCCCGAAGACTGTAAGCCCTTAAGGTAACTGAAATCGGTAGTCTCACAGGCAGGAGATATCAACAAGCCATCTATTCCTCCGGCGTATAGTAAATCGATACAGGCAATCTCCTGTTGCTGGGATTCTTTACTTTGCATGATGATAATCTGGTAGGATTTACCAGTGCTTACCTTATCAATCCCATCCAGCATCTGCGCAATTACATTATTGTCCAGTGAGCAAACCACCACACCAATAGACCTGCTTCGTCCTTGTTTTAAACCCTTGGCCATTCGGTTGGGAACATAATGATGCTCCTTAGCATAAGCCATTACCCTTTTCTTAGTCTCCTCCCCAATTTCATAACTATCGTTTAAAGCTTTGGAAATGGTGGAAGTAGATAGTTGGAGCGCTTTCGCAATATCTTTTAACGTGATACTGTTGTTCATGCCGGTTTCATTTTGATGCCTAAATTGCAATTATTAGGGGAGATAAGGATAATGTTTTTTTTATATTTTCAGTAATTCTTTAATTACATCAGGGAACTCTGGCTGAATCCGGCCCAATTACCAGTTTTAATTCGTCACAATGTTTTATATCTTTAACTA
This region of Pedobacter steynii genomic DNA includes:
- a CDS encoding LTA synthase family protein, producing the protein MLFSFVAVFIAASFLIRLGLLTATIEKTGFSLLSILRIFTQGLIYDLGVSSFLALAYAIYLLVLPQRFIQSWFNIFISYAGLFFMVTIVIFSFFAELTFWQEFDSRFNFIAVDYLIYTYEVIHNINESYPLPLLIGGVLAISCLFLWLFIRMGVFKTTFQSDTSLKIRGMISGFIVIIALLYGFFINNSWAEEGNNRYHNELAKAGIYSIFSAFKNNELNYNQFYKLLDKPEAYRLIRSQLLEANSTYLNNNSSIKREIKGKGPAFKPNVIMITVESLSADFMAHFGNRENLTPVLDGLAETNLLFTNMYATGTRTVRGMEALSLAVPPTPGSSIVRRPNNDSLTTIGNIFRKAGYEQTFYYGGDGYFDNMNQYFGGNGYNITDRGRKIMAGDHYTTKRTIITDQEVHFENAWGISDEDLYQTVVSNSDEQFKRGIPFYSFVMTTSNHRPFTYPAGKINIPSGTGRTGALRYTDYAIGQFILQISHKPWFKNTVIIIVADHCASSAGKNEIDISKYHIPCIILNLPNSGKREINKVCSQIDLYPTLFNLFGWSYESNLYGKDVLAAGYVPRALLGTYQKLAYLKKDSLVILSPQQQINTFIYHKNTNEQLPKSFSGRVIKEAIANYQTAYDLFKNGGLHQ
- a CDS encoding SDR family oxidoreductase, whose product is MNGKDLFSLKNKVIVITGATGVLGESFALAVAAAGAKVAILGRNEEKANERVKAITVNGGEAIAVITDVLNEKALIEARTQILNAWGTIDGLVNAAGGNIPGATIAPDQNIFDINIADTQKAVELNLFGTVLPTHVFGRVIAEKGKGSIVNISSLAAQRPLTRVLGYTMGKTAIEGYTKWMAVELAQRYGDRVRVNALAPGVFLTEQNRSLLTNTDGTFTDRAQRFVNHTPFGRLGNPEELNGTLIYLLSDASAFVNGETILVDGGFNAYSGV
- a CDS encoding sensor histidine kinase; the encoded protein is MKLASQYNKVNLFISLIVLILTGVIYYVVIHFILTEKLDRDLRIEEDEISSYAKSYRKLPLPADFHDQKVSYRLVKKKDTNGRKFSNCVYLNEKENEKEPGRSLVTYLQVNHQIFEVTIIKSRSEAEGLIKIIFLISLVIIAFLLLALFLINRFLLSNLWRPFYNILEQIKTFNLSGKSEINTELTKIDEFTELNEAVSSMSQRVKQDYKELKSFTDNASHEMMTPLAVINSKLDTLLQTEGFNDQQGELIEDIYLAVGRLSRLSHSLLLLAKIENNLIKNEELIDLKELLNQKSRQFQELIQSNEISISLSLEEKMVSMSKYLADILINNLMSNAIRHNLKSGQIKVLLNSERLVFSNTGIAETLDQTRAFERFNKTNSSEGMGLGLAISRQICNLYHFKLSYRYEKGEHFFTIEF
- the uxuA gene encoding mannonate dehydratase is translated as MDKRTHKLLQTWRWYGPSDPVSLQDVKQAGATGIVTALHHIPHGEIWPLADIQERKSIIEAAGLHWAVVESVPVHEAIKTRRKDADRYIENYKTTLRNLASCGIKTVCYNFMPVLDWTRTQLDLVMTDGSRALYFNWTDLAVFDLFILKREGAAADYKEEIRSKAEQRYAALSPSELDLLKTNVLMGIPNEKEIELEALRNSIDEYKAIGSAGLKENLTWFLNGISAVCEEEGIKMTIHPDDPPYPILGLPRIASTKADLLHIINSVNQEFNGICFCTGSLGAGMDNNLPEIFEAVKERVHFLHLRNVTKDEEGNFYEADHLGGDVNMYEVMKAIVKENAVRKHPIPFRPDHGHQMLDDLNKQTNPGYSAIGRLRGLAELRGLELGITGNY
- a CDS encoding LacI family DNA-binding transcriptional regulator, which gives rise to MNNSITLKDIAKALQLSTSTISKALNDSYEIGEETKKRVMAYAKEHHYVPNRMAKGLKQGRSRSIGVVVCSLDNNVIAQMLDGIDKVSTGKSYQIIIMQSKESQQQEIACIDLLYAGGIDGLLISPACETTDFSYLKGLQSSGLPVVLFDRLTDQMDTHKVGADNFKGAYDATLHLIQNGYKQIAHLNTNTNLSISIDRLNGYKAALADHKIEFREDYLRSCDYTDTNKLNADLEEAIKYYMSLPVPPDAIFTATDQITTRCVTLLNKLGYKIPGEVALIGFTNTELADAMNPALSTIHQPAFEIGQLAAGKLISLIERKHPEEEFETIKLATHILVRSSTQKN
- a CDS encoding helix-turn-helix domain-containing protein, which gives rise to MKTLGEKFRILRQKKGVNQKAMADLLDISIPAYSKLETSITDPNFSRINQIAEVHGLSLREFLDVGEEGVSEHIQIIEQLKEKISQLESSVIRLQSKLIDLYDKEDQRNKIA
- a CDS encoding response regulator transcription factor, whose protein sequence is MKLLLIEDEQSLRESILSYFSAEGNICEVACDFHAAMEKISLYSYDCILLDLSLPGGEGMELLRALKKMNKNDGVLIISARHSLDDKVDGLNLGADDYLVKPFHLSELQARVTAIIRRKSFDGNSTIVFNEITIDTLAMKINVNDHLLSLTKKEFDLLVYFIANQRKVVTKNAIAEHLWGDEIDLSDDFDFIYTHIKNLRKKLIEAGCKDYIKSMYGVGYKFENI